A single genomic interval of Amycolatopsis albispora harbors:
- a CDS encoding CARDB domain-containing protein, with the protein MHRKRLAGGLAAACLLTVLPATARAADTDLAAGKPVEATSSVFSFVAPNATDGNIGTYWESAGFPASLTTKLGADAELSSIVVKLNPDPVWGPRTQAIEVLGRAQSGTGFTTLRPRADYAFSPSSGQNSVTIPVSGRAADVRLAFFGNTGAPGGQIGELQVFGTPAPNPDLVVSALTWSPASPSETDAVTLSATVRNTGTAASAATTVNFSLGGAVAGSAPVGALEPGASATVTLDAGRRPMGSYPAAAVVDPANTVPERNDGNNTFSAASPLVVTQAPGPDLQVLGVTANPSNPAEGAPVRFTTAVRNRGTTAVEAGTVTRIAVGGTTLDTSSPRIPAGGTVNVTTSGTWTATAGGATVTATADATGLVTETDEANNGFAQPIVVGRGAAVPYVEYEAEAGTYQGTLLEADPLRTFGHTNFATESSGRKSVRLNTQGQFVEFTSVSSTNSIVVRNSIPDAPGGGGIDATISLYADGNFVQKLNLSSKHSWLYGNTDGPEALTNTPQADARRLFDEAHALLPSTYPAGTKFRLQRDSGDTAAFYIIDLIDLEQVAPPSAKPAGCTSITEYGAVPNDGNDDTAAIQAAVTADQNGAIGCVWIPAGQWRQEKKILTDDPLDRGQYNQVGISNVTIRGAGMWHSQLYTLTEPHKAVGSINHPHEGNFGFDIDGNTQISDIAIFGSGRIRGGPENAEGGVGLNGRFGQGTRITNVWIEHANVGVWVGRDYDNIPELWGPADGLEFSGMRIRNTYADGINFTNGTRNSRVFNSSFRTTGDDALAVWANKFVKNPAVDIAHDNHFVNNTIQLPWRANGIAIYGGYGNKAESNLISDTANYPGIMLATDHDPLPFSGQTVLANNALHRCGGVFWGEAQQFGAITLFAQGPDIPGVSIRDTEIHDSTYDGIQFKAGGGAVPGATITNVRIDKSNNGAGLLVHGGARGSATLSGVTITNSAKGDIVKEPGSTFVLNQ; encoded by the coding sequence ATGCACCGGAAGCGCCTGGCAGGCGGCCTCGCCGCCGCCTGCCTGCTCACCGTCCTGCCCGCCACCGCGCGCGCCGCGGACACCGATCTCGCCGCCGGGAAACCGGTCGAAGCGACGTCCTCGGTGTTCTCGTTCGTCGCGCCCAACGCCACCGACGGCAACATCGGCACCTACTGGGAGTCCGCCGGTTTTCCCGCCTCGCTGACCACGAAGCTCGGTGCCGACGCCGAGCTTTCGTCGATCGTGGTCAAGCTCAACCCGGACCCGGTCTGGGGGCCGCGCACGCAGGCCATCGAGGTGCTCGGCCGCGCCCAGTCGGGCACCGGGTTCACCACGCTCCGGCCCCGCGCCGACTACGCGTTCAGCCCGTCGTCCGGCCAGAACTCGGTGACCATCCCGGTCAGCGGCCGGGCCGCCGACGTGCGGCTCGCCTTCTTCGGCAACACCGGCGCGCCCGGCGGGCAGATCGGCGAGCTGCAGGTGTTCGGCACCCCGGCGCCGAACCCGGACCTGGTGGTGTCCGCGCTGACCTGGAGCCCGGCCAGTCCGTCCGAAACGGACGCGGTCACCCTGTCCGCGACCGTGCGCAACACCGGTACGGCGGCGTCGGCGGCGACCACGGTCAACTTCAGCCTCGGCGGCGCGGTCGCGGGCAGCGCGCCGGTGGGCGCGCTCGAGCCCGGCGCCTCGGCCACCGTCACGCTGGACGCGGGCAGGCGCCCGATGGGCAGCTACCCGGCCGCGGCGGTGGTCGATCCGGCCAACACCGTCCCCGAGCGCAACGACGGCAACAACACCTTCAGCGCCGCGTCACCGCTGGTCGTCACGCAGGCGCCCGGACCGGACCTGCAGGTGCTCGGTGTCACCGCGAACCCGTCGAACCCGGCCGAGGGCGCCCCGGTCCGGTTCACCACGGCGGTCCGCAACCGCGGCACCACCGCGGTGGAGGCTGGCACGGTCACCCGCATCGCCGTCGGCGGGACCACTTTGGACACCAGCAGCCCGCGGATACCGGCTGGTGGCACGGTGAACGTGACCACCAGCGGCACGTGGACGGCGACCGCTGGCGGCGCCACGGTCACGGCGACCGCCGACGCGACCGGGCTGGTCACCGAAACCGACGAGGCCAACAACGGTTTCGCGCAGCCGATCGTGGTCGGCCGCGGTGCCGCCGTGCCCTACGTCGAGTACGAGGCGGAAGCGGGAACCTACCAGGGCACGCTGCTCGAAGCGGATCCACTGAGGACATTCGGGCACACCAACTTCGCCACCGAGTCCTCCGGCCGCAAGTCGGTCCGGCTGAACACCCAGGGGCAGTTCGTCGAGTTCACCTCGGTCAGCTCGACCAACTCGATCGTGGTGCGCAATTCCATTCCGGACGCACCCGGCGGTGGCGGCATCGACGCCACCATCAGCCTCTACGCCGACGGCAACTTCGTGCAGAAGCTGAACCTTTCGTCGAAGCACAGCTGGCTCTACGGCAACACCGACGGCCCCGAGGCGCTGACCAACACCCCGCAGGCCGACGCGCGCCGGCTGTTCGACGAGGCACACGCGCTGCTGCCGTCGACCTATCCGGCGGGCACGAAGTTCCGGCTGCAGCGTGATTCCGGGGACACCGCGGCGTTCTACATCATCGACCTGATCGATCTGGAGCAGGTGGCGCCGCCGAGCGCGAAACCGGCCGGGTGCACCTCGATCACCGAGTACGGCGCGGTGCCCAACGACGGGAACGACGACACCGCGGCCATCCAGGCGGCGGTGACCGCCGACCAGAACGGCGCGATCGGCTGCGTGTGGATCCCGGCCGGGCAGTGGCGGCAGGAGAAGAAGATCCTCACCGACGACCCGCTCGACCGCGGGCAGTACAACCAGGTCGGCATCAGCAACGTGACCATTCGCGGCGCCGGGATGTGGCACTCGCAGCTGTACACGCTGACCGAGCCGCACAAGGCCGTCGGCAGCATCAACCACCCGCACGAAGGCAACTTCGGCTTCGACATAGACGGCAACACGCAGATTTCCGACATCGCCATCTTCGGTTCCGGACGGATCCGCGGCGGGCCGGAGAACGCCGAGGGCGGGGTGGGGCTCAACGGCCGCTTCGGGCAGGGCACCCGGATCACCAACGTGTGGATCGAGCACGCCAACGTCGGGGTCTGGGTGGGGCGCGACTACGACAACATCCCGGAGCTGTGGGGCCCGGCCGACGGCCTGGAGTTCAGCGGCATGCGCATCCGGAACACCTACGCCGACGGCATCAACTTCACCAACGGCACGCGGAACTCACGCGTGTTCAACTCCTCGTTCCGCACCACCGGTGACGACGCGCTCGCGGTGTGGGCCAACAAGTTCGTGAAGAATCCCGCGGTGGACATCGCGCACGACAACCACTTCGTCAACAACACCATCCAGCTCCCCTGGCGTGCCAACGGAATCGCCATCTACGGGGGTTACGGCAACAAGGCGGAGAGCAACCTGATCTCCGACACCGCCAACTACCCTGGCATCATGCTGGCCACCGACCACGATCCGCTGCCGTTCTCCGGGCAGACCGTGCTCGCGAACAACGCGCTCCACCGCTGCGGCGGCGTGTTCTGGGGCGAGGCGCAGCAGTTCGGCGCGATCACGCTGTTCGCGCAGGGGCCCGACATCCCGGGGGTGTCCATTCGCGACACCGAGATCCACGACTCCACCTACGACGGCATCCAGTTCAAGGCGGGCGGCGGTGCCGTGCCCGGCGCGACGATCACCAACGTCCGGATCGACAAGTCGAACAACGGCGCGGGCCTGCTCGTGCACGGCGGCGCCCGCGGCAGCGCGACGCTGTCCGGCGTGACGATCACGAACTCCGCCAAGGGCGACATCGTGAAGGAACCCGGTTCGACCTTCGTGCTCAACCAGTAG
- a CDS encoding cation:proton antiporter produces the protein MESEPDMRELALLAVVAVLLIVVVSYAAPKLKVAAPVLLVLVGMACSRLPGAPELFVEPDLILVVVLPPILYAAAVNMPVVDFRRDLRPIGALSVVLVVVSAFGTGLLIWWLIPELGFATAVALGAVISPPDAVAATSIGKRLGLPPRLVTILEGEGLVNDATALVLLRTAVAAIAGTVSFWGALGDFAYAVVVGIAVGAVIGVVSVWARSRIRNQPVLTTAISFVVPFLAFIPAEEAHASGVIAVVAAGLITGHQSAKRFTAHDRISERTNWRTIQLLLENGVFLLMGFEITAVVADVRNSGEGVWSAVGIGLLATLTLIVLRAVFVVPLIAALRRQQRGAGERTDRIEAALDGLTARGPRPGTRKRYSAVTRVLRRRHADAAYFASEGLGWRGGGVLAWSGMRGVVTVAAAQSLPTDVPHRAELVLIAFTVAIVTLVVQGGTLPALIKLLGIQGTDAEHERRELARLATEIHTAAQALVENPALRRENGKPFDEAILGKSRRRTVATAEMIDKLLTERDDPDSPLQQRRELQRLLIDAMQNALLDARAGGTYSSHTLERAQHLIDTEAARFTA, from the coding sequence GTGGAAAGCGAGCCGGACATGCGGGAACTGGCGTTGCTCGCGGTGGTGGCGGTGCTGCTCATCGTGGTGGTGTCGTACGCGGCACCGAAGCTGAAGGTCGCCGCGCCAGTGCTGCTGGTGCTGGTCGGCATGGCGTGCAGCAGGCTGCCGGGCGCGCCGGAGCTGTTCGTCGAACCGGACCTGATCCTGGTGGTGGTGCTGCCACCGATCCTCTACGCGGCCGCGGTGAACATGCCGGTGGTGGACTTCCGCCGCGACCTGCGCCCGATCGGCGCGCTGTCGGTGGTGCTGGTGGTGGTGTCCGCGTTCGGCACCGGGCTGCTGATCTGGTGGCTGATCCCCGAGCTCGGCTTCGCCACCGCGGTCGCGCTCGGCGCGGTGATCAGCCCGCCGGACGCGGTCGCGGCCACCTCGATCGGCAAGCGCCTCGGCCTGCCGCCGCGGCTCGTCACCATTCTCGAAGGCGAGGGGCTGGTCAACGACGCGACCGCGCTGGTGCTGCTGCGCACCGCCGTCGCCGCGATCGCGGGCACGGTCTCGTTCTGGGGGGCGCTCGGCGACTTCGCCTACGCGGTGGTCGTCGGCATCGCGGTCGGCGCGGTCATCGGCGTGGTGTCGGTGTGGGCGCGTTCGCGGATCCGGAACCAGCCGGTGCTCACCACCGCGATTTCCTTCGTGGTCCCGTTCCTGGCGTTCATCCCGGCCGAGGAAGCCCACGCGTCCGGGGTGATCGCGGTGGTGGCGGCCGGGTTGATCACCGGGCACCAGAGCGCGAAGCGGTTCACCGCGCACGACCGGATCTCCGAGCGCACCAACTGGCGGACCATCCAGCTGCTGCTGGAGAACGGCGTTTTCCTGCTCATGGGCTTCGAGATCACCGCCGTGGTCGCGGACGTGCGCAACTCCGGGGAAGGCGTGTGGAGCGCCGTCGGCATCGGGCTGCTGGCCACGCTCACGCTGATCGTGCTGCGCGCGGTCTTTGTCGTCCCGCTCATCGCGGCCCTGCGCCGGCAGCAGCGCGGCGCGGGTGAACGCACCGACCGGATCGAGGCGGCGCTGGACGGGCTGACCGCGCGCGGTCCGCGGCCGGGCACGCGGAAGCGGTACAGCGCGGTGACCCGCGTCCTCCGGCGACGCCACGCCGACGCCGCCTACTTCGCCAGCGAAGGGCTCGGGTGGCGCGGTGGCGGGGTGCTCGCGTGGTCCGGGATGCGCGGCGTGGTCACCGTCGCCGCCGCGCAGTCGCTGCCCACCGACGTGCCGCACCGGGCCGAACTGGTGCTGATCGCGTTCACCGTCGCGATCGTCACCCTGGTCGTGCAGGGCGGCACGCTGCCCGCGCTGATCAAGCTGCTCGGGATCCAGGGCACCGACGCCGAGCACGAACGCCGTGAGCTCGCCCGGCTGGCCACCGAGATCCACACCGCCGCGCAGGCGCTGGTCGAGAACCCGGCGCTGCGCCGGGAGAACGGCAAGCCGTTCGACGAGGCGATCCTCGGCAAGTCCCGCCGGCGGACCGTCGCCACCGCCGAGATGATCGACAAGCTGCTCACCGAGCGCGACGACCCGGACAGCCCGCTCCAGCAACGCCGGGAGTTGCAGCGCCTGCTCATCGACGCGATGCAGAACGCCCTGCTCGACGCACGGGCCGGCGGCACCTACAGCTCGCACACCCTGGAGCGCGCCCAGCACCTCATCGACACCGAGGCGGCGCGCTTCACCGCGTGA
- a CDS encoding aspartate aminotransferase family protein, protein MDDQRFWQHAAEHLVRYGGAFTPRVIERAAGSYVYDSDGRAILDFTSGQMSALLGHSHPDVVRAVSDSAATLGHLYSGMLSRPVVELARRLAASLPEPLSRMLLLSTGAESNEAAIKLAKLYTGNYEIVAFDRSWHGMTSGAAGATFSAGRRGYGPPVPGNLTLPTPDAYRSPFRHADGSYDWETELDYGFRLVDQQSAGSLAACIAEPILSSGGIIELPEGYLARLKEHCAARGMLLILDEAQTGLGRTGTMYAFERDGVVPDLLTLSKTLGAGLPVAAVLTSPEIEQTCHDRGFLFFTTHVSDPFAASVALTVLDVLERDSLVERAQVLGKELGARLLDLRDRYEVVGDVRGRGLLQGVELVADKESKAPADSLGRAVTAACLERGLHMNIVQLPGMGGIFRIAPPLTIEAADLHAGVDILEAALRSVG, encoded by the coding sequence ATGGACGACCAGCGGTTCTGGCAGCACGCGGCCGAGCACCTCGTCCGGTACGGCGGTGCGTTCACGCCGCGCGTGATCGAGCGCGCCGCCGGGTCGTACGTCTACGACAGCGACGGCCGGGCGATCCTGGACTTCACCTCGGGCCAGATGAGCGCGCTGCTCGGCCACTCGCACCCGGACGTGGTCCGCGCGGTCAGCGATTCCGCGGCCACGCTCGGCCACCTCTACTCCGGCATGCTGAGCCGCCCGGTGGTCGAACTGGCGCGGCGGCTGGCCGCGTCGCTGCCGGAGCCGCTGAGCCGGATGCTGTTGCTCAGCACGGGCGCGGAGTCCAACGAGGCCGCCATCAAGCTGGCCAAGCTGTACACCGGGAACTACGAGATCGTCGCCTTCGACCGGTCGTGGCACGGCATGACCTCCGGTGCCGCGGGCGCCACGTTCTCCGCGGGCCGCCGCGGTTACGGGCCGCCGGTACCGGGCAACCTGACCCTGCCGACGCCGGACGCCTACCGCTCGCCGTTCCGGCACGCCGACGGCTCGTACGACTGGGAAACCGAGCTGGACTACGGATTCCGGCTCGTCGACCAGCAGTCCGCCGGGAGCCTGGCGGCGTGCATCGCCGAGCCGATCCTGTCCTCCGGCGGCATCATCGAACTGCCGGAGGGTTACCTCGCGCGGCTCAAGGAGCATTGCGCGGCAAGGGGAATGCTGCTGATCCTCGACGAGGCGCAGACCGGACTGGGCCGCACCGGGACGATGTACGCGTTCGAGCGCGACGGTGTGGTGCCGGATCTGCTCACGTTGTCGAAGACGCTCGGCGCCGGGCTGCCGGTGGCCGCGGTGCTGACCTCACCGGAGATCGAGCAGACCTGCCACGACCGCGGTTTCCTGTTCTTCACCACGCACGTGTCCGATCCGTTCGCGGCATCGGTGGCGCTGACCGTGCTGGACGTGCTGGAGCGGGATTCGCTGGTGGAACGCGCGCAGGTGCTGGGCAAGGAACTCGGCGCGCGGCTGCTCGACCTGCGGGACCGCTACGAGGTGGTCGGTGACGTGCGGGGCCGCGGGCTGCTGCAGGGCGTCGAGCTGGTGGCGGACAAGGAGAGCAAGGCGCCCGCCGACTCGCTGGGCCGCGCGGTGACCGCGGCCTGCCTCGAGCGGGGGCTGCACATGAACATCGTGCAGTTGCCGGGCATGGGCGGGATCTTCCGCATCGCGCCGCCGCTGACGATAGAGGCGGCCGACCTCCACGCGGGGGTCGACATTCTCGAGGCGGCGCTGCGGTCAGTCGGGTAG
- a CDS encoding GntR family transcriptional regulator has translation MPWVNPFGEVLVEQNLQVSRQSDVPIYRQLVSQLSFMIESGELAPGRTLPSARLLADNLHINRNTVARAYADLGERGLVETRGRGGTVVTGAGHVPERERARAILAEATRACVELGVPAAEIQAMVASLAARAEEDRLKVSFVECNADRAKYFAGELAGHLGLPVKPLVLGEFDPVRERADLVLTTFFHLAEVRARWRGAEVVAIVAAPHVRTLVEIAAVPPDRTVGIWYSTEDQATAIRDSLTQSGLANIKVLHGLADDDLDGVDLVVIPSELPELKARLEGRVGVIEFGNVLDAASIRMVTEVVADLRAAKRARADADPLH, from the coding sequence ATGCCTTGGGTCAATCCGTTCGGAGAGGTGCTGGTGGAGCAGAACCTGCAGGTGAGCCGCCAGTCGGATGTGCCCATCTACCGGCAGCTGGTCAGCCAGCTGTCGTTCATGATCGAGAGCGGGGAGCTGGCGCCGGGCCGGACGCTGCCCAGCGCGCGGCTGCTGGCCGACAACCTCCACATCAACCGCAACACGGTCGCCCGCGCCTACGCCGACCTCGGCGAACGCGGCCTCGTCGAGACGCGCGGGCGTGGCGGCACGGTGGTGACCGGCGCCGGTCACGTCCCGGAGCGCGAGCGGGCGCGCGCGATCCTGGCGGAGGCGACCAGGGCGTGCGTCGAACTCGGTGTGCCCGCGGCGGAGATCCAGGCGATGGTGGCGAGCCTGGCCGCGCGTGCCGAGGAGGACAGGCTCAAGGTGTCGTTCGTCGAGTGCAACGCCGACCGCGCGAAGTACTTCGCCGGTGAGCTGGCCGGGCACCTCGGGCTGCCGGTGAAACCGCTGGTGCTCGGCGAGTTCGACCCGGTGCGGGAGCGGGCGGACCTGGTGCTGACCACCTTCTTCCACCTGGCCGAGGTCCGCGCGCGGTGGCGTGGCGCGGAGGTGGTGGCCATCGTGGCCGCGCCGCACGTGCGGACCCTGGTGGAGATCGCCGCCGTGCCGCCGGACCGGACGGTCGGGATCTGGTACTCCACAGAGGACCAGGCCACCGCCATCCGGGATTCGCTGACGCAGTCGGGACTGGCGAACATCAAGGTGCTGCACGGCCTGGCGGACGACGACCTCGACGGCGTGGACCTCGTGGTGATCCCGAGCGAGCTGCCGGAACTGAAGGCCCGGCTCGAAGGTCGGGTCGGCGTCATCGAGTTCGGGAACGTGCTCGATGCCGCGTCGATCCGCATGGTCACCGAAGTGGTCGCGGATCTCCGCGCGGCCAAGCGGGCCCGCGCGGACGCGGACCCGCTGCACTGA